The genomic stretch CCTTGCTCGGCACGTCGCACCTCGGTGCGGCCATGCCGTTTATGCTCGGCGACACCTGGATGGCCCCTGCGCCTCCGTCGTCGTCCACGCTTGGCGCGCGTGCGCTCGCGGCGGCGTCACTCGGCACCCCGATTCACCGACCGGCGCGTCTCTTCGGCATGGCCCCTGTTGGCGATGTCGACGGCGCTCCGGTCCCTCGCGAACGGTATCCGGCGGTTCAGCCGCTCGGACCGTAGTGATTGCTCGGCGACGCGCGACCGCGTTGCCACCCCCAGGATTTCACCACGAGCGCCCGGTGGTCGGGCGCTCCTGCACCGCGCTTTTGTGCCCGTGTGGCATGGTGCCGCGTGCGTAGCGAACTGCAACCCCCATCTATCTCCACTTAGCCATGCAAGGCAACGGATTTAAAATCTTCTCCGTCCTCGCGTTCATTCTGCTGTCAGGCTACTACCTCTTCCCGACGCTGCAGAACAACCTCTACCAGAACAAGCTGGAAGAGCTCGCGGGCGCGGACAGCACGGAATACCTCGAGGCCAACTACGAAGCCATCGAGGACGCCAAAATCAAGGCGCTCAACCTGGGCCTCGACCTCCAAGGCGGCATGCACGTCATGCTGGAAGTGGGCGTCGACAACCTCATGCGCGAGCTGGCGACGAACCGCGACGAGACGTTCACGACGGCGCTTGGCGCCGCGCAGGATCGCGTGGAAGCCGGCGACAACGGCAACTTCGTCGACATCTTCTACGACGAGCTCCAGAACGTTGACCCCGAAGTACGCCTGTCGCGCTACTACCGCAACGTCGGCGAGACGCTCAGCCGCCGCAGCGAAAACGACGAAGTGCTGCCTGTCCTCCGCGAGGAGGCCAACGAGGCCGTCATCCGCGCCGTCTCGATCATCCGCCAGCGCGTCGACCGCTTCGGCGTGTCCGAGCCCTCGATCCAGAAGCAGGGCGAGAGCCGCGTCGCGGTCGAGCTCCCCGGCGTGGATGACCCGCAGCGTGTGCGTGATCTCCTCCGTGGGACGGCTCGCCTGGAGTTCCGCCTGATGGCCGACCCGCAGGAGTTGCAGACCTCCCTCGAAGAGATCTACAACTATTACGAGGAGCAAACGGCGCAGGCCAACGCCAACGCCGCCTCGGACACGACGCAGGTGGCCGACGCCGGTACTGCCGACGCCGACACCACCGAGACGCTCGACCTCGGCTTCGGCGACGCCGCCGATCCGGCCGACACGGGCAGCACCGATGTTGCTGAGGCTGCCGTGAACCCGCTCCAGGGGCTCGTCCGTCCAGGGCAGGGCACCATCTTCGCGCAGGTCGCCGAGAGCGACACCGCGATGGTGCGGAGCCTCGTCATGGCTCAAGCCGTCCGCAGCCTGCTCCCGCAAGGCATCCAGCTGATGTACTCCGCCGACGCTGTTGGCGAGACGGAGCAGGGCTTCGAGGTTTTTAACCTCCTCGGCGTCCGCAGCCGCGCCGAGCTCACCGGCGACGTGCTCACCGACGCGCGCATTGCGTTCGACCCGACCACCAACGCGCCGGGCGTCTCGCTCTCGATGAACAACGAGGGCGCGCAGAAGTGGAGCCGCATCACCGGGGCCAACGTCGGCAAGCAGGTGGCGGTCGTGCTCGACAACATCGTCTACTCGGACCCGGTCATCCGCAGCAAGATCAGCGGCGGGCAGACCCGCATCGACGGCGTGAGCCGCCAGGAAGCGCAGGACATCGTCACGGTGCTCAAGTCGGGCGCGCTGCCCGCGCCAGTCAACATCATCGAGGAGCGCACCGTTGGTCCGAGCCTTGGTGCCAAGTCGATCCAGGCTGGCACGTGGTCGGTTATCGTCGGCTTCCTGCTCGTGGTTGTGTTCATGGTGTTCTACTACCGCACGGCGGGCCTCATCGCCGACGTGGCGCTGCTGTTGAACGTCGTGTTCATCTTCGGCATCCTGGCCGCGTTCGGCGCGACGCTGACGTTGCCGGGCATCGCGGG from Bacteroidota bacterium encodes the following:
- the secD gene encoding protein translocase subunit SecD, which encodes MQGNGFKIFSVLAFILLSGYYLFPTLQNNLYQNKLEELAGADSTEYLEANYEAIEDAKIKALNLGLDLQGGMHVMLEVGVDNLMRELATNRDETFTTALGAAQDRVEAGDNGNFVDIFYDELQNVDPEVRLSRYYRNVGETLSRRSENDEVLPVLREEANEAVIRAVSIIRQRVDRFGVSEPSIQKQGESRVAVELPGVDDPQRVRDLLRGTARLEFRLMADPQELQTSLEEIYNYYEEQTAQANANAASDTTQVADAGTADADTTETLDLGFGDAADPADTGSTDVAEAAVNPLQGLVRPGQGTIFAQVAESDTAMVRSLVMAQAVRSLLPQGIQLMYSADAVGETEQGFEVFNLLGVRSRAELTGDVLTDARIAFDPTTNAPGVSLSMNNEGAQKWSRITGANVGKQVAVVLDNIVYSDPVIRSKISGGQTRIDGVSRQEAQDIVTVLKSGALPAPVNIIEERTVGPSLGAKSIQAGTWSVIVGFLLVVVFMVFYYRTAGLIADVALLLNVVFIFGILAAFGATLTLPGIAGIVLTIGMAVDANVIIFDRIREEMSTGKTLKASIQGGYDKALSAILDANITTFLTGVILYSFGVGPIQGFAVTLMAGIVSSLFTAIVVTRLFFDYLVAEKRQSVAFG